GTCGGCGTACCGCTGAAGGCCCGCATCCAGTGCACCAGCTGGGAGCGGGACCGGCTCATCGAGCTCACCTCGGTCAAGGGCATCCAGACCACCCAGCGCTGGAGCTTCACCGACCTCGGCGGCGACCGCACCCGCGTCGACGCCTGGGTCAGCTACACCCTCCCCGGCGGCCCGGCCGGCAAGGCCATCGCCGCCGCCGTGAAGCCGGTCGTCGGGATCGCGGTCAAGCACACCAGCGAGGCGCTCGTCCGCAACGTCGAGTCCTTGTGACGCGCGAAGTGTCACTCCTGCACGGCCGAGGTGTCACCGGTGCACCGCCGAGGTGTCGGTGCTGCACGCGGACCGCGTGCAGCACCGACACTTCGAGCGTGCAGGAGTGACACTTCGGCCGAGAAAACCTGACACTTCGCGGGGTCAGCCGAACTCGACGCCCTGGGCGAGGGGGAGCTCGGTGGAGTAGTTGATGGTGTTGGTCGTACGACGCATGTAGGCCTTCCACGCGTCGGAGCCGGACTCGCGGCCGCCGCCGGTCTCCTTCTCGCCGCCGAACGCGCCGCCGATCTCGGCGCCGGAGGTGCCGATGTTGACGTTGGCGATGCCGCAGTCGGAGCCGGTGGCGGAGGTGAAGGTCTCGGCCTCGCGGACGTCGAGGGTGAAGATCGCGGACGAGAGGCCCTGCGCGACGTCGTTGTGCAGCGCGATGGCCTCGTCGAGGTCGCGGTAGGTCAGCACGTAGAGCAGGGGCGCGAAGGTCTCCTGCTTGACGATGTCGGTCTGCGCCGGCATGTCCACGATGGCGGGTACGACGTACTGCCCGCCGCTCACGCCGTCGGCCCTCGTGCCGCCCGTCACGAGCCGGCCACCGTCGGCCTGGGCCTGCTCCACGGCGCCCAGGAAGGCCTCGGCGGCGGCCGCGTCGACCAGCGGGCCGACCAGCGTCGAGGGCTCGAGCGGCGAGCCGATCGAGAGGGTGCCGTAGGCCTTGGACAGGCGCGCGACGAGGTCGTCGTGGACGGACTCGTGGACGATCACGCGGCGCAGCGAGGTGCAGCGCTGGCCGGCCGTGCCCACGGCGGCGAAGACGATGCCGCGCACGGCGAGGTCGAGGTCGGCCGAGGGGGCGACGATGGCGGCGTTGTTGCCGCCGAGCTCGAGGAGGCAGCGGCCCAGCCGGGCGGCGACGCGGGGCGCGACCAGCTTGCCCATCCGGGTGGAGCCGGTGGCGGAGACGAGCGGCACGCGCGGGTCGTCGACCAGCACCTCGCCGACCGCGCTCCCGCCCACGACGACCTGGGACAGCTCCTGCGGCGCCCCCACTCGACGGCACGCCTCAGCAGCGAGGGCCTGGCACGCGAGCGCGGTCAGCAAGGTCTTCTCCGACGGCTTCCAGACCACGGCGTCGCCCGCGACGAGCGCGAGGGCGGCGTTCCACGACCAGACGGCGACGGGGAAGTTGAAGGCGGAGATGACGCCGACGACACCCAGCGGGTGCCACTGCTCCATCATCCGGTGGCCCGGCCGCTCCGAGGCGATGGTGAGGCCGTGCAGCTGGCGGGAGAGGCCGACCGCGAACTCGCAGATGTCGATCATCTCCTGGACCTCGCCGAGGCCCTCGGAGCGG
Above is a genomic segment from Nocardioides aromaticivorans containing:
- a CDS encoding SRPBCC family protein, which produces MTNVVEQSVEIDAPVSKVFAYVDDFTTTKDWMYGLTRIDPVTEQLSGVGAQYDGVMKVGVPLKARIQCTSWERDRLIELTSVKGIQTTQRWSFTDLGGDRTRVDAWVSYTLPGGPAGKAIAAAVKPVVGIAVKHTSEALVRNVESL
- the amaB gene encoding L-piperidine-6-carboxylate dehydrogenase is translated as MTTPTEPLADLPTRARQILAELGAADAFAPDGDLVAVSPVDGSELGRLRAHSPDEVTATIGRAHAAFEEWRSVPAPVRGHLVRELGELLREHKELLGELVSIEAGKIRSEGLGEVQEMIDICEFAVGLSRQLHGLTIASERPGHRMMEQWHPLGVVGVISAFNFPVAVWSWNAALALVAGDAVVWKPSEKTLLTALACQALAAEACRRVGAPQELSQVVVGGSAVGEVLVDDPRVPLVSATGSTRMGKLVAPRVAARLGRCLLELGGNNAAIVAPSADLDLAVRGIVFAAVGTAGQRCTSLRRVIVHESVHDDLVARLSKAYGTLSIGSPLEPSTLVGPLVDAAAAEAFLGAVEQAQADGGRLVTGGTRADGVSGGQYVVPAIVDMPAQTDIVKQETFAPLLYVLTYRDLDEAIALHNDVAQGLSSAIFTLDVREAETFTSATGSDCGIANVNIGTSGAEIGGAFGGEKETGGGRESGSDAWKAYMRRTTNTINYSTELPLAQGVEFG